The Ruminococcaceae bacterium BL-4 region TGCTTCTATGCTGCATATTTTGCGTGACTTGGGGGCAAAGGTTCGTTGGGTTAACCATACCACTGTAGAAATTGATCCCCGCCCTATGAATAGTTATGTGGCTTCTTATGAATTGTCGCATAAAATTCGTGGCTCTTATTATCTTTTGGGAGCACTTTTGGGCAGATTTCATCATTCGGTGGTTCCATTGCCAGGCGGCTGCTATCTTGGGGTTCGGCCGATTGACCAACATTTAAAAGGATTTGCTGCTTTGGGGGCGTCTTATACGCTTTCCGGCGGTATGGTAGATGTACAGAGTGATCATCTGCACGGTGGAAATGTTTATCTGGATGTTGTTTCAGTAGGTGCGACGATGAACATTATGCTGGCAGCAGTAAAAGCTCCGGGCATGACGGTGATTGAGAATGCAGCCAAAGAGCCGCATATTGTTGATTTGGCAAACTTTTTGACGACAATGGGTGCGGATGTTCGTGGTGCTGGTACCGATGTAATTAAGATTCACGGAGTGGATCATCTCTGTGGGACAACCTATTCGATTATTCCGGATCAAATTGAGGCTGGAACTTATATGGTGGCTGCTGCCGCGACCGGTGGAGACGTGTTGGTGAAAAATGTAATTCCGAAACATTTGGAATCCATTACGGCAAAGCTGGAAGAGATGGGAGTCGAAGTGACAGAATTTGATGAGGCTGTTCGTGTACGCAATACGGGAGTCCTCAACAAATGTAATATCAAAACAATGCCACATCCGGGCTTCCCAACAGATATGCAGCCACAGTTTTCGGTTTTGCTTTCTCTGGCGAATGGAACCAGCATGGTGAATGAAAGTGTTTGGGACAATCGTTTTCGCTATGTGGAAGAACTGCGCAAAATGGGTGCTCAGATTTCGGTTGATGGAAAACTTGCAGTGATTGAGGGCGTTGATCATCTCAATGCGGCTCCTGTACACGCATGCGATCTTCGTGCCGGTGCGGCAATGGTGATTGCAGCTTTGGCTGCAAATGGGACTAGCACGATCGAAGGAATTCATTATATTGAACGCGGTTATGAGCACATCGTTGAGAAGATTCAGGCTCTGGGGGGTCAGATTGAACGGGTTACGGAAGAAAATCCCATAGGAGCGCAGGTAGTATAAAAATCCTTAAGGGATGACGATTGGTCATCCCTTTTTTCTTTTTAGGGGGAAATGCGATTTGGCGAGATTTTGCCCACTGTTTAGTGGAAGCAGCGGAAACAGTTATTACATAGGCTCTGCAGGAGCAGGAATTTTAATAGATGCCGGCCGGAGCGCCAGACAACTAGTTCAGCGCATGGAATTGTGTGAAATCGATCCGAAAACGATCCAGGCAATTTTTGTAACGCATGAACATTCCGACCATGTTTCGGGACTGCGAGTTTTGGCTTCCCGCTTAAAAGTTCCGGTCTATGCATCGAATGGAACGCTTGGAGCATTGGAAAATTTAAAAATTGCCAATGGAAGTTTTCATGCTTTTCCGCTTGATTGGAACGGGACTAATTGTGCAGGGATGCGCATTACACCATTTCATGTTCCGCATGACTGTGCCGAAGGAGTCGGCTATCGAGTGGAAACGTCAGATGGACGAACCGCGGCTTTTGCAACCGATCTTGGCCATTTTACAGAGGAAGTACGATGCCATATTATGGGAGCCGATTTGGTGGTCCTTGAATCTAATCACGACGTGGGAATGCTCCAAAATGGACCTTATCCATACCCACTCAAAAAGCGGATCCTTTCGGATACCGGACATCTTTCCAATATTGCCTGTGCGGATGCTGTTTCGGAGCTTGTTCGTATGGGGGCTGCCAGATTCTTTTTGGCACATTTGAGCCGTGAAAATAATACGCCGGAGATTGCGCTGCAGACAACGCTTTGTGCACTCACTATGGAAGGGATGAATCAGGGAACGGATTTTGATCTTTCGGTAGCACCTCGGGAAAACCCCGGAAACTTTACGGTGTTTTAAGGAGAGGAAAAATGCTGAATGTACAAATTGTTTGTATCGGAAAACTAAAAGAATCCTATTGGCGTTTGGCCTGCAGTGAGTATGAAAAACGTATGCAGAGTTTTGCAAAGTTTTCCATTCGGGAATTATCGGAATGTCGTTTACCGGAAAATCCAAGCCCAGCTCAAATTAAGGCAGCATTACGGGAAGAAGGGGAGCATATTCTTTCTGAGTGCAAAAATGCGGAAATAGTTCCACTCTGTATTGAGGGAAAAGAGATTTCTTCTCCAGATCTTGCAAAATGGATTGAAAATAAAGCAGTTTCTGGAGTCAGTTCCATTTCTTTTGTAATCGGAAGCAGCTTTGGTCTTGATGATTCCGTAAAAGGATCAGGAAATTTACGTCTTTCAATGTCACCAATGACATTTCCGCATCAGTTGGCACGCGTGATGCTCTGTGAACAAATTTATCGTTCTTTTCAAATTTTGAATCATGGAAAATATCATAAATGAGGCGAATTATGATGAAAACAGGAGTAGTTGATGTTGGCGGCGGACTGCGAGGAATTTATGGAGCCGGTGTGTTCGATTATTGTTTGTTGAAAGAGATCAAGTTTGACGAATGTATCGGGGTGTCCGCAGGCAGCGCAAATATTGTGGCCTATCTGGCCGGTCAGCGCGGAAGAAATTTACGGTATTACCGCGACTATGCCTTTCGGCCAAATTACATGAGCTTACATAATTTAGTTCATGGGGGATCTTATCTGGACCTTAATTATGTTTATGGAGTTCTCAGTAATTCGGATGGAGAATATCCTTTGGATTATCCAAAAATTGTAGAAAATCCGGCAGAAATGAAAGTGGTGGCTTCTGAAGCAGTGAGCGGAAGAGTAAAATATTTTGATAAAAATGATTTTTTAAAGGATGATTACGGAATCCTTGGCGCTTCTTCTGCGATTCCGGTCGTTTGCCGTCCTTATCCGTTTCATGGAACTCTTTATTTTGATGGCGCGCTCAGTGATCCGGTTCCGGTGCAAAAGGCCTTGCAGGATGGCTGTGAGCGAGTTGTTGTGATTTTGACAAAACCACGGAATTTAATTCGTACTTCCAGTGGAGATGACCATTTTGTGCGTATTTTGCGCCGCAGATATCCGAAAGCAGCACGAAATCTTCATCTTCGGGCAAAAAGGTACAACGAGGGTGTTGCTTTTGCCAAAGCATTGGAGGAAAAAGGGAAGGCAGTAATTATAGCACCGGATCAGATTGCCGGGATCAATACGCTTACTAAAAACAAAAATATGCTGGAACATCTTTATCAGAAAGGGTTCAAAGACGCAGAGGCAATCGAAGCTTTTTTAGGGCAGTAAGACGATCAATGGCCAAAAACATTTTGCATAAATAGAAAAATAATCTTCAAAATTCAAAAAAATAAAATGGAATTTTAAGAGATTTTTAAAATTGTAATGAAATTTTTAAAAAAGTGTTATGCAAATTCTCGAAAATTCAGCAAAAAATTCGCAAAACTTGTGCAGAAAATGAAATGCCTCTTTTAAAAGGCAAAAAACATTGACACAACCTGTAAAATATAATAAAATATGAGAGTCAAAACGAATACAGTTTAAATGGCAAGGAGGTTCTGAAAACAGGGCGGCTTTGCCATTTTCTATTTTTGAAAACAAGAAGGGGTGATTTCTTGAGATTCACAAAAATGCAGGGAATTGGGAATGATTATATCTATATTAATTGCTTTGAAGAAAAAGTCCCAGATCCCGCAGCTTTGAGCATTCGTTTGTCAGACCGGCATTTCGGAATTGGTTCAGATGGAATCATTCTGATTAAGCCGAGCAGACAGGCAGACTGTGAGATGGATATTTATAATGCAGATGGTTCTCGTGCCATGATGTGTGGCAATGGAATTCGATGTGTTGGAAAATATGTGTATGATCATGGAATCTGCAAAAAAGATGTGCTGCGGGTTGATACCCAAAGCGGAGTGAAAACGCTTTATCTTAATGTTCAGAATGGCACTGTTCAATCGGTACGTGTTAATATGGGAGCCCCAATTTTGAACCCTGCTCAGATCCCAGCGGATTTTCCAGGAGATCGCGCGGTCAATGTGCCGCTTTTGGTGGACGGAAAAGAATATCACGTCACCTGCGTATCTATGGGAAATCCACATTGTGTAACTTTTGTAAAAGACGTCGCTTCTCTTGATTTAGCGGCGATTGGGCCTTCTTTTGAGCGCCATCCGGCATTTTCGCAGAGAGTCAATACAGAGTTCGTTGAAGTGCTTTCTGATCACGAGGTAAATATGCGTGTTTGGGAGCGCGGCAGCGGAGAAACTTGGGCTTGCGGAACCGGGGCGTGTGCTTCGGCAGTTGCCTGTATCTTAAATGGGATTACCTGTCACAGTGTGCTGCTGCATCTGCGCGGTGGAGATTTACAGGTAAGCTGGGATGAAAAAGAAAATACCGTTTGGATGGAAGGGCCGGCAGTAACTGTTTTTGATGGAGAAATTAAAGTCTGATAATAATTCAATATTAACATAGAGAAACATAGTTGATCTTTATTATATAGTAGCTAGTAGCGAACAAAGGAGTGTTTTAGCGTTGGTAAAAGCAAATGAAAATTTGGCAAAACTTCCTGCAAGTTATTTATTTGTAGACATTGCAAAAAAAGTAGAAGCTTTTCAGAAAGCTCACCCGGAAAAAGAAATTATTCGACTTGGAATCGGTGATGTAACTCGTCCTTTGGTACGTCCGGTTGTAGACGCAATTAAAAAAGCGGCAGAG contains the following coding sequences:
- the murA gene encoding UDP-N-acetylglucosamine 1-carboxyvinyltransferase 3, translated to MIKTEYTRVRAEIFLFKNGRVLSLDKFVITGGRRLEGEVNISGAKNAAVAIIPAVALSDDVCRLENIPEITDVASMLHILRDLGAKVRWVNHTTVEIDPRPMNSYVASYELSHKIRGSYYLLGALLGRFHHSVVPLPGGCYLGVRPIDQHLKGFAALGASYTLSGGMVDVQSDHLHGGNVYLDVVSVGATMNIMLAAVKAPGMTVIENAAKEPHIVDLANFLTTMGADVRGAGTDVIKIHGVDHLCGTTYSIIPDQIEAGTYMVAAAATGGDVLVKNVIPKHLESITAKLEEMGVEVTEFDEAVRVRNTGVLNKCNIKTMPHPGFPTDMQPQFSVLLSLANGTSMVNESVWDNRFRYVEELRKMGAQISVDGKLAVIEGVDHLNAAPVHACDLRAGAAMVIAALAANGTSTIEGIHYIERGYEHIVEKIQALGGQIERVTEENPIGAQVV
- a CDS encoding Zn-dependent hydrolase (beta-lactamase superfamily), translated to MARFCPLFSGSSGNSYYIGSAGAGILIDAGRSARQLVQRMELCEIDPKTIQAIFVTHEHSDHVSGLRVLASRLKVPVYASNGTLGALENLKIANGSFHAFPLDWNGTNCAGMRITPFHVPHDCAEGVGYRVETSDGRTAAFATDLGHFTEEVRCHIMGADLVVLESNHDVGMLQNGPYPYPLKKRILSDTGHLSNIACADAVSELVRMGAARFFLAHLSRENNTPEIALQTTLCALTMEGMNQGTDFDLSVAPRENPGNFTVF
- the rlmH gene encoding Ribosomal RNA large subunit methyltransferase H; its protein translation is MLNVQIVCIGKLKESYWRLACSEYEKRMQSFAKFSIRELSECRLPENPSPAQIKAALREEGEHILSECKNAEIVPLCIEGKEISSPDLAKWIENKAVSGVSSISFVIGSSFGLDDSVKGSGNLRLSMSPMTFPHQLARVMLCEQIYRSFQILNHGKYHK
- a CDS encoding Patatin family protein → MKTGVVDVGGGLRGIYGAGVFDYCLLKEIKFDECIGVSAGSANIVAYLAGQRGRNLRYYRDYAFRPNYMSLHNLVHGGSYLDLNYVYGVLSNSDGEYPLDYPKIVENPAEMKVVASEAVSGRVKYFDKNDFLKDDYGILGASSAIPVVCRPYPFHGTLYFDGALSDPVPVQKALQDGCERVVVILTKPRNLIRTSSGDDHFVRILRRRYPKAARNLHLRAKRYNEGVAFAKALEEKGKAVIIAPDQIAGINTLTKNKNMLEHLYQKGFKDAEAIEAFLGQ
- the dapF gene encoding Diaminopimelate epimerase translates to MRFTKMQGIGNDYIYINCFEEKVPDPAALSIRLSDRHFGIGSDGIILIKPSRQADCEMDIYNADGSRAMMCGNGIRCVGKYVYDHGICKKDVLRVDTQSGVKTLYLNVQNGTVQSVRVNMGAPILNPAQIPADFPGDRAVNVPLLVDGKEYHVTCVSMGNPHCVTFVKDVASLDLAAIGPSFERHPAFSQRVNTEFVEVLSDHEVNMRVWERGSGETWACGTGACASAVACILNGITCHSVLLHLRGGDLQVSWDEKENTVWMEGPAVTVFDGEIKV